The Falco rusticolus isolate bFalRus1 chromosome 5, bFalRus1.pri, whole genome shotgun sequence genome has a segment encoding these proteins:
- the LOC119148418 gene encoding myeloid-associated differentiation marker-like yields the protein MPACRPPSLLRCAQALSCCLAFSTAAAAGPWLPGEGDGCVAAWALCFILTLLLLAADALGRPPPRRDLPLAYAAAATIACAAAATIWGLGHLRRHDGRDAGTRPHALRAAATAASCLAALAYAAEVARDRARPGQSAPLLATPPGLLKVAETMLALLLLGLAAEQGAGSGPPAWRWCLGIYCTSFALGALLVGGCLWGWGGCGWGQDPVATRRALGAYAAAGVLAYGAAAVLWPLYSFREEMGGQPRRPGGCGPTCPWDRWVLVALLTAINLLAYGVDLVQTGRLVLLRA from the coding sequence atgcCAGCCTGCCGCCCGCCGTCCCTGCTGCGTTGTGCGCAGgcgctgagctgctgcctggccttCAGCACGGCGGCAGCCGCCGGCCCCTGGCTCCCAGGTGAGGGCGACGGCTGTGTGGCCGCCTGGGCCCTCTGCTTCATCCTCACCCTTCTCCTCCTCGCCGCCGATGCCCTGGGCCGCCCACCACCCCGCCGCGACCTGCCGCTGGCCTACGCTGCCGCCGCTACCATCGCttgcgccgccgccgccaccatCTGGGGCCTGGGCCACCTGCGCCGCCACGACGGGCGCGATGCCGGCACGAGGCCCCATGCGCTGCgagccgccgccaccgccgcctcCTGCCTGGCCGCCCTGGCCTACGCTGCCGAGGTGGCGCGGGACCGTGCCCGGCCCGGGCAGAGTGCCCCGCTGCTGGCCACACCGCCGGGGCTGCTGAAGGTGGCCGAGACcatgctggccctgctgctgctggggctggcagccgaGCAGGGCGCGGGCTCGGGCCCCCCGGCCTGGCGCTGGTGCCTGGGCATCTACTGCACCTCCTTCGCGCTGGGGGCACTGCTGGTGGGGGGCTGcctttgggggtgggggggctgcggctgggGGCAGGACCCCGTGGCCACCCGCCGGGCGCTGGGGGCCTACGCGGCGGCGGGGGTCCTGGCCTACGGCGCTGCCGCCGTCCTCTGGCCCCTCTACAGCTTCCGTGAGGAGATGGGGGGCCAGCCGCGGCGCCCAGGGGGCTGCGGCCCCACCTGCCCCTGGGATCGGTGGGTGCTGGTGGCGCTGCTCACCGCCATCAACCTGCTGGCCTATGGTGTCGACCTGGTGCAGACTGGCCGGTTGGTGCTGCTCAGGGCGtga
- the GRIN2D gene encoding glutamate receptor ionotropic, NMDA 2D, protein MLFALALACASPFLEPRPEGSQRALNVAVILSGASYGPAGPRLAPAAFRNFSLEVNPVGVVLNDTNPRSLIVRLCDVLSSLRIHGVVFEDDTRSEAVAQILDFISAQTSVPIIGINGGSAIVLTPKEKGSTFLQLGSSTEQQLQVIFEVLEEYDWTAFAVVTTLFPGYEDFVDYVEVLTDSSFIGWEHRGVLTLNLTDDPEGTRLRRQLREVSAQIRLLYCSREEAEAIFRAAREAGLAGPGYIWFVVGTNLGGSDQLPEHLPAGLFAVLSAGWRDDLQHRVHNGVAIVAKGAEALLRDYGFIPEFNNDCRAPNVTQINDNLHRYFMNITWGQKDFSFNEDGYLVNPSLVVISLNKERSWEVVGSWEHRILRMKYPVWSRYGKFLQPVDDDQHLTVATLEERPFVIVENIDPATGTCIRDSVPCRKQLNRTASPSAEPALFEKKCCKGFCIDILKRLARTVGFTYDLYLVTNGKHGKKIDGVWNGMVGEVFYRRADMAIGSLTINEERSEIIDFSVPFVETGISVMVSRSNGTVSPSAFLEPYSPAVWVMMFVMCLTVVAVTVFIFEYFSPVGYNRSLATGQRTGGSKFTIGKSIWLLWALVFNNSVPVENPKGTTSKIMVLVWAFFAVIFLASYTANLAAFMIQEEYVDTVSGLSDRKFQRPQEQYPPLKFGTVPNGSTEKNIRSNYPDMHSYMVKYNQRGVEDALHHLKTGKLDAFIYDAAVLNYMARKEEGCKLVTIGSGKVFASTGYGIALQRGSRWKRPVDLALLQLLGDDEIEMLERLWLSGICHQEKLEVMSSKLDIDNMAGVFYMLLVAMGLSLLVFAWEHLVHWRLRHCLGPPGRLRCLLAFSRGMYSCCSAEEPPPPQTLRPPCPPPTPPRAAHPPRRWRPPRTPPPRRGPPDAFHRFYGPIEPQGLGRGGPCPRTPPRTPPAYYPPAGGGHDALPPPWPRRSLRGLYESLGGPRDGGGAAADPPFGYARLAYEDERSPPPAPPPASGPAAPPAAGGTPRRSPSCGRPPPAGTSAEGTPPSPPPPRCTPSSPTRSRTAATPRRPRAPPPNPPPPAAPPPCWCTPPAYFCSLPGRERGPPPALLVGREAGGALGGLRGGVRGGVGQPGAAGGPPRLPPPAPPLPQLLGRAAARLGGGGGALGTPPRLRGLGGGALGGVLGGAPPSPPPRPPLRRPPAAPRLPQPGGLERLGGGGRLGGALGGALGVGAPPPAAAPLPPPRLWGAGRGGAARRAPGLCPLLQPGIRGDAATTEDTPCP, encoded by the exons ATGCTCTTCGCCCTGGCCTTGGCCTGTGCCAGCCCCTTCCTGGAGCCGCGGCCGGAGGGGAGCCAGCGGGCGCTGAACGTGGCCGTCATCCTGAGCGGGGCGTCCTacggccccgccgggccgcgcctGGCTCCCGCCGCCTTCCGCAACTTCTCCTTGGAGGTGAACCCAGTGGGGGTGGTGCTGAACGACACCAATCCCCGGAGCCTCATCGTGCGCCTCTGCGATGTCCTCTCCTCCCTGCGCATTCACGGCGTTGTCTTCGAGGACGACACGCGCTCCGAGGCCGTGGCTCAGATCCTTGACTTCATCTCCGCCCAGACCTCTGTGCCCATCATTGGCATCAACGGCGGCTCTGCCATCGTCCTCACACCCAAG GAGAAGGGCTCCACcttcctccagctgggctcctccacagagcagcagctgcaggtgatCTTTGAGGTGCTGGAGGAGTACGACTGGACGGCCTTCGCTGTCGTCACCACCCTCTTCCCCGGCTACGAGGACTTCGTGGACTATGTGGAGGTCTTGACCGACAGCAGCTTTATCGGCTGGGAGCACCGTGGTGTCCTCACCCTCAACCTGACCGACGATCCCGAGGGGACGCGGCTGCGCCGGCAGCTGCGTGAGGTCAGCGCCCAAATCCGCCTCCTCTACTGCTCACGGGAGGAAGCCGAGGCCATCTTCCGAGCGGCGCGGGAGGCCGGTTTAGCTGGCCCCGGGTACATCTGGTTCGTGGTTGGCACCAACCTGGGGGGAAGCGACCAACTGCCGGAGCATCTCCCCGCCGGCTTGTTTGCGGTGCTGTCGGCTGGTTGGCGGGACGACCTCCAGCACCGGGTGCACAACGGCGTGGCTATCGTGGCCAAGGGCGCCGAGGCCTTGCTCCGCGACTACGGCTTCATCCCGGAGTTCAACAATGACTGCCGGGCCCCCAACGTCACCCAGATCAATGACAACCTCCACCG GTACTTCATGAACATCACCTGGGGACAGAAAGATTTCTCCTTTAATGAGGATGGCTACCTTGTTAACCCCTCGCTGGTTGTCATCTCCCTCAACAAGGAGCGCAGCTGGGAGGTG GTGGGTAGCTGGGAACACCGGATCTTACGGATGAAATACCCCGTTTGGTCCCGTTATGGGAAATTCCTTCAACCGGTGGATGATGACCAGCACCTGACGGTGGCCACGCTGGAGGAGCGGCCCTTTGTCATCGTGGAGAACATTGACCCTGCCACCGGCACCTGCATCCGCGACTCTGTCCCCTGCCGCAAGCAGCTCAACCGCACCGCCAG cccctcagCTGAGCCAGCGCTCTTCGAGAAGAAGTGCTGCAAGGGCTTCTGCATCGACATTCTCAAGCGCCTGGCCCGCACCGTCGGCTTCACCTACGACCTCTACCTGGTCACCAACGGCAAGCACGGCAAGAAGATCGACGGCGTCTGGAACGGCATGGTGGGGGAG GTGTTTTACCGCAGGGCCGACATGGCCATCGGCTCGTTAACCATTAACGAGGAGCGCTCGGAGATCATCGATTTCTCGGTCCCATTCGTGGAGACGGGCATCAGCGTCATGGTGTCCCGCAGCAACGGCACCGTCTCCCCTTCTGCCTTCCTGG agccctaCAGCCCTGCTGTCTGGGTGATGATGTTTGTCATGTGCCTCACGGTGGTGGCCGTCACTGTCTTCATCTTCGAGTACTTCAGCCCCGTGGGCTACAACCGCAGCTTGGCCACCGGGCAGC GCACGGGCGGCTCCAAGTTCACCATCGGCAAGTCCATCTGGCTGCTGTGGGCCCTGGTCTTCAACAACTCGGTGCCGGTGGAGAACCCCAAAGGCACCACCAGCAAGATCATGGTGCTGGTCTGGGCCTTCTTCGCCGTCATCTTCCTTGCCAGCTACACTGCCAACCTGGCTGCCTTCATGATCCAGGAGGAGTACGTCGACACCGTCTCGGGCCTCAGCGACCGCAAG TTCCAGCGCCCGCAGGAGCAGTACCCCCCACTGAAGTTCGGGACGGTGCCCAATGGCAGCACGGAGAAGAACATCCGCAGCAACTACCCCGACATGCACAGCTACATGGTCAAGTACAACCAGCGCGGCGTGGAGGACGCGCTGCACCACCTCAAGACCGG GAAGCTGGATGCCTTCATCTACGATGCCGCGGTGCTGAACTACATGGCGCGCAAGGAGGAGGGCTGCAAGCTGGTCACCATCGGCTCAGGCAAGGTCTTCGCCTCCACTGGCTACGGCATCGCCCTGCAGCGCGGCTCCCGCTGGAAGCGCCCTGTCGAcctggccctgctccagctgctgggcgACG ACGAGATCGAGATGCTGGAGCGGCTGTGGCTGTCAGGGATCTGCCACCAGGAGAAGCTGGAGGTGATGAGCAGCAAGCTGGACATTGACAACATGGCGGGTGTCTTCTACATGCTGCTGGTGGCCATGGGGCTCAGCCTGCTGGTCTTCGCCTGGGAGCACCTGGTTCACTGGCGGCTGCGCCACTGCCTGGGGCCACCGGGCCGCCTGCGCTGCCTGCTGGCCTTCAgcagg GGCATGTACAGCTGCTGCAGCGCCGAGGAGCCCCCACCGCCGCAGACCCTCCgcccgccctgcccccccccgacccccccccgcgctgcccaccccccccgc CGCTGGCgccccccccgcacccccccgccACGGCGCGGCCCCCCCGACGCCTTCCACCGCTTCTACGGCCCCATCGAGCCGCaggggctgggccggggggggccctgcccccgcacccccccccgCACGCCCCCCGCGTACTACcccccagcggggggggggcacgacgccctgccccccccctgGCCGCGCCGCTCGCTGCGGGGGCTCTACGAGAGCCTGGGGGGGCCGCGGGACGGGGGGGGAGCGGCCGCGGACCCCCCCTTCGGCTACGCGCGCTTGGCCTACGAGGACGAGCGGagcccccccccagcgcccccccccgcgagcggccccgccgccccccccgcggcgggggggacCCCGAGGCGCAGCCCCTCctgcggccgccccccccccgcgggcACCTCTGCCGAGGGcacccccccttctcccccgcccccccgctgTACCCCGAGCTCTCCGACTCGGAGTCGGACGGCTGCGaccccccgccggccccgggcccccccccccaacccgccgccccccgccgcgccccctcCCTGCTGGTGCACCCCCCCCGCCTACTTCTGCAGCCTCCCGGGCAGGGAGCGCGgccccccccccgcgctgcTGGTCGGCCGAGAAGCTgggggggccctgggggggcTACGGGGGGGCGTacgggggggggtggggcagcctggagctgctgggggccCCCCCcggcttcccccccccgcccccccgctgCCGCAGCTGCTCGGCCGAGCGGCTGCGCgactgggagggggggggggcgcgctggggacccccccccggCTACGCGGCCTGGGCgggggggccctggggggggTTCTGGGGggcgcccccccctccccgccgccacGGCCCCCCCTGCGCcggccgccggccgccccccgcctcccgcAGCCTGGAGGACTTGAGCgcctgggggggggcggcaggctggggggggccctggggggggccctgggggtgggcgcccccccccccgccgcggcccctctccccccaccgCGGCTgtggggggcggggcggggcggagccgCTCGGCGCGCGCCGGGGCTCTgcccacttctccagcctggAATCCGAG GTGATGCCGCCACCACGGAGGACACACCCTGTCCCTGA
- the TMEM143 gene encoding transmembrane protein 143: MLRATREALALPVASPVASATSMASLVAAVTRARGRRHPEVPPGWEQQFRDSFIPLSREQLQHVLLTEFHPSGPARAAFLAFTARLDQALHPRYHRLHLHLQALYGPIDPDRDTMAVGRVGGAPGGQRERRVVAALAPLLAEANFQRLPEAAIAFALLVQHPQDEVQVSVKLEEYEEIQFWALGQCVGPLPDTAPAPRRWRYGRPPVPPQRRFFRRVVLVARPRAGALELASFRAVPLDALELLLARGRVRTPGLTRARLHLGLAAWATFLFLNLGLGLMADLKVGATGLLLGLGAAVAFRGAKAFARRREVAALELARSRYRRGTAQHGELLAALSRRAQDEATKEALLAHTFLPRCRGPQAQAVMEAKAQAVAPAQAPVAAMAIGEAAEAAKAKVAVASMQLESASALEAVSASLSPVEARLQAEVEAWLQHRFGLALAFPARRACQRLRALGEDPGLGEHPPAPPEPGAPWPAVAGGNKAGPSYAWLRICYPQCPGAALLPTMPWGTPLPTMPWGSPDTPYHYPQCLKHPAFIPPSRGGDQPLLSHPACDVTPNP, from the exons ATGCTGCGTGCCACGCGGGAGGCGCTGGCCTTGCCAGTGGCCTCGCCGGTGGCCTCGGCCACCTCGATGGCGTCGCTGGTGGCGGCAGTGACACGGGCGCGGGGTCGGCGACACCCTGAGGTGCCACCGGGGTGGGAGCAGCAGTTCAGGGACAGCTTCATCCCCCTGTCCcgggagcagctgcagcacgtCCTGCTGACG GAGTTCCACCCCTCTGGCCCGGCCCGCGCGGCCTTCCTGGCCTTCACTGCCCGCCTGGACCAAGCGCTGCACCCGCGGTACCACCGGCTGCACCTGCACCTGCAG GCGCTGTATGGCCCCATTGATCCCGACCGGGACACGATGGCCGTGGGGCGCGTGGGGGGCGCCCCGGGGGGCCAGCGGGAGCGGCGTGTGGTGGCTGCGCTGGCCCCACTGCTGGCGGAGGCCAACTTCCAGCGCCTGCCCGAGGCCGCCATCGCCTTTGCCCTCCTGGTGCAGCATCCACAGGACGAGGTGCAG GTGTCGGTGAAGCTGGAGGAGTACGAGGAGATCCAGTTCTGGGCACTGGGGCAGTGTGTGGGACCCCTCCCTGAcaccgcccccgccccccgccgctgGCGCTATGGCcgcccccccgtgcccccccaaAG GCGGTTCTTTCGCCGTGTGGTGCTGGTGGCACGGCCGCGTGCCGGGGCGCTGGAGCTGGCATCGTTCCGCGCGGTGCCACTAGACGCGCTGGAGCTGCTACTGGCACGGGGGCGCGTGCGGACCCCCGGGCTGACGCGGGCGCGGCTgcacctggggctggcagcctgggccaccttcctcttcctcaacCTGGGCCTGGGGCTCATGGCCGACCTCAAGGTGGGGGCCACTGggctcctgctggggctgggggccgctGTTGCCTTCCGGGGAGCCaag GCGTTTGCGCGGCGGCGGGAGGTGGCGGCGCTGGAGCTGGCGCGCAGCCGGTACCGGCGGGGCACGGCGCAGcacggggagctgctggcagcgcTCAGCCGGCGGGCGCAGGATGAGGCCACCAAGGAGGCGCTGCTGGCCCACACCTTCTTGCCGCGCTGCCGCG GCCCCCAGGCCCAGGCTGTGATGGAGGCCAAAGCACAGGCTGTGGCACCGGCACAGGCCCCGGTGGCGGCAATGGCCATAGGGGAGGCTGCGGAGGCTGCAAAGGCCAAGGTGGCGGTGGCATCGATGCAGTTGGAGTCGGCGTCGGCGTTGGAGGCGGTGTCAGCGTCGCTGTCGCCGGTGGAGGCGCGGCTGCAGGCCGAAGTGGaggcctggctgcagcaccGCTTCGGCCTGGCCCTGGCCTTCCCTGCCCGCAGGGCCTGCCAGCGCCTGCGGGCCCTGGGGGAGGACCCCGGCCTGGGGGAgcaccccccggccccccctGAGCCCGGTGCCCCCTGgcctgctgtggcagggggcAATAAAGCGGGTCCCAGCTATGCCTGGCTCCGCATCTGCTACCCACAGTGCCCCGGGGCAGCCCTGCTACCCACAATGCCCTGGGGCACCCCATTACCCACAATGCCCTGGGGTAGCCCTGACACCCCCTACCATTACCCACAGTGCCTCAAGCATCCGGCTTTTATTCCTCCCAGCAGGGGTGGGGACCAGCCCCTGTTGTCACACCCAGCCTGTGATGTCACACCCAACCCGTGA
- the LOC119148417 gene encoding uncharacterized protein LOC119148417 — MSFLLFAVTALHVLVLVLLFVATLDKAWWVLPDEETVNLWYDCVLQNSTRSWVCASVADSRADGGGPAPLQCCLRALRVAAAHGAPRAPLLRLGGHPAPGSPCCCPAARLAAPNWGNDTTAGITNGVSVASDVISRTNVADGITDGVNVASDVINRTSVANGVSVASDIINQTNMADGVASGVNVANDVINQTNMGSDISSRTNMADDIANGVSVASGAINRTNMANGVNVASDIINQINVAAGITNGVNMASDIISGTNMADSIASDITNGTSMADGIATDTTKAMAVPGPTPT; from the exons ATGAGCTTCCTCCTGTTTGCCGTTACTGCTCTCCACGTCCTCGTCCTCGTCCTCCTCTTCGTCGCCACCCTAGACAAG gcaTGGTGGGTGCTGCCGGATGAGGAGACAGTGAACCTGTGGTACGACTGCGTCTTGCAGAACAGCACCCGCAGCTGGGTCTGCGCCAGCGTCGCTGACAGCC GGGCTGATGGTGGCggccctgctcctctccagtgCTGCCTTCGCGCTCTTCGTGTGGCAGCTGCACACGGGGCCCCGCGGGCGCCTCTTCTCCGCCTCGGGGGGcacccagctcctggcag cccctgctgctgccctgctgcccgcCTCGCCGCACCCAACTGGGGCAACGACACAACTGCTGGTATCACCAATGGTGTCAGTGTGGCCAGTGATGTCATCAGTAGGACCAACGTGGCTGATGGCATCACTGATGGTGTCAACGTAGCCAGTGATGTCATCAACAGGACCAGCGTGGCCAATGGTGTCAGTGTGGCCAGTGACATCATCAACCAGACCAACATGGCCGATGGTGTTGCCAGTGGTGTCAATGTGGCCAATGATGTCATCAACCAGACCAACATGGGCAGTGACATCAGCAGCAGGACCAACATGGCCGATGACATCGCCAATGGTGTCAGCGTGGCCAGTGGTGCCATCAACAGGACCAACATGGCTAATGGTGTCAATGTGGCCAGTGACATCATCAACCAGATCAACGTGGCTGCTGGCATCACCAATGGTGTCAACATGGCCAGTGACATCATCAGCGGAACCAACATGGCCGACAGCATCGCCAGTGACATCACCAACGGCACCAGCATGGCCGATGGCATCGCCACTGACACCACCAAAGCCATGGCCGTGCCTGGCCCCACCCCCACATGA
- the LOC119148423 gene encoding catenin delta-2-like: protein MAAKERPRPPPARPPPDSCPPPEPPELPPDGMGEGLETPAEDAWVDGEAQTFSRFLLVAEQHRQLQRLRQRLEQLQAVVAVEELGGALGDPELAALEEAQAAAAQETRELQDRAQHGRNLLGVLEDGVAALLAQLDQGQEVTPASDLDPNPDLDPDPDLDPDPLRAQLQRLEDRVTQLLLLSRDTPPQVPAGAEDTAAAQPWGGRPTPPQPPSPREDPAVCEEEEERPLTHGELRERALREVLSREGAPPTPQSLWLDLGGAQDPPEP from the exons ATGGCGGCCAAGGAGAGACCCCGGCCCCCCCCAG CACGGCCCCCCCCGGattcctgccccccccccgaACCCCCTGAGCTTCCCCCCgatgggatgggggaggggcTGGAGACCCCAGCGGAGGATGCCTGGGTAGACG gggaggcGCAGACCTTCTCCCGCTTCCTGCTGGTGGCGGAACAGCACCGGCAGCTGCAGCGGCTGCGCCAGCGCCTGGAGCAG ctgcaggcagtggtggcggtggaggagctggggggggccCTGGGGGACCCTGAGTTGGCGGCACTGGAGGAGGCGCAGGCGGCCGCTGCCCAGGAGACCCGCGAGCTGCAGGATCGGGCCCAGCATGGGAGGAACCTGCTGGGGGTCCTAGAGGATG GCGTGGCGGCGCTGCTGGCCCAGCTGGACCAGGGGCAGGAAGTGACCCCTGCCTCTGACCTTGACCCCAACCCTGACCTTGACCCCGACCCTGACCTTGACCCCGACCCGCTGCGGGCACAGCTGCAGCGTCTGGAGGACCGGGttacccagctgctgctgctgagcagggacacccccccccag GTCCCAGCAGGGGCCgaggacacagcagcagctcagccctgggggggccgccccacccccccccagccccccagccccag GGAGGACCCGGCtgtgtgtgaggaggaggaggagagaccCCTGACCCACGGCGAGCTGCGCGAGCGTGCCCTGCGGGAG gtgCTGAGCCGCGAGGgggccccccccaccccccagagCCTCTGGCTGGACTTGGGTGGGGCCCAGGACCCCCCGGAGCCCTGA